In the genome of Effusibacillus lacus, one region contains:
- the hemE gene encoding uroporphyrinogen decarboxylase, producing the protein MAFNDTFLRACRKQPVEHIPVWYMRQAGRYQPEYRKVREKYSLMEICEIPDVCAEVTILPVKQLNTDAAILFSDIMIPVKAMGVDVDIKGGYGPVIANPIKEMADVTRLRELDPEGDLPKTMETIRILKRELEVPLIGFAGAPFTLASYMIEGGPSKNYYKTKQMMYSAPEVWNALMDKLGDMIITYMKGQVAAGAQAVQIFDSWIGSLSPSDYRQYVFPTMKRIFEALKEIDAPTIYFGINTGELLTVWKELPVSVIGVDWRVPLDSARERVGTGFALQGNLDPALLLAPWPVIEQKAKEILDMGMAHPGYIFNLGHGIFPEVQGETLRKLTEFVHQYSVSKLK; encoded by the coding sequence ATGGCATTTAATGATACTTTTTTGCGAGCATGCAGGAAACAGCCGGTGGAACACATCCCTGTCTGGTACATGCGGCAGGCGGGACGCTATCAACCCGAGTACCGTAAAGTCCGAGAGAAGTACAGTCTGATGGAAATCTGCGAGATTCCGGACGTATGTGCCGAAGTGACGATTTTGCCGGTCAAACAGTTGAACACAGATGCTGCCATCTTGTTTTCCGATATCATGATCCCTGTCAAAGCCATGGGGGTTGATGTGGATATTAAGGGCGGGTACGGTCCTGTCATCGCGAATCCGATCAAAGAAATGGCAGACGTTACCCGTCTCAGGGAACTGGATCCGGAAGGCGACCTGCCGAAGACCATGGAGACGATCCGCATTCTCAAACGGGAACTGGAAGTCCCGCTGATCGGCTTTGCAGGAGCGCCGTTTACCCTTGCCAGCTATATGATCGAAGGCGGTCCATCCAAGAACTATTACAAGACCAAGCAAATGATGTACTCAGCGCCTGAAGTATGGAACGCACTGATGGACAAGCTTGGAGACATGATCATTACATATATGAAGGGGCAAGTGGCGGCAGGAGCCCAGGCGGTCCAGATCTTTGACAGCTGGATCGGCAGCCTCTCGCCAAGTGACTACCGGCAGTATGTATTTCCAACCATGAAGAGAATCTTTGAAGCGCTCAAGGAAATCGATGCCCCGACCATCTACTTCGGCATCAACACCGGGGAACTGCTTACCGTTTGGAAGGAGCTTCCGGTCAGCGTAATTGGGGTCGATTGGAGAGTGCCGCTTGATTCGGCACGGGAACGTGTGGGAACCGGGTTTGCGCTGCAGGGCAATCTGGATCCGGCGCTGCTGTTGGCCCCCTGGCCTGTCATCGAACAGAAAGCAAAGGAAATACTGGATATGGGAATGGCCCATCCGGGATATATCTTTAACCTTGGACACGGCATCTTCCCGGAAGTGCAAGGGGAAACCCTGCGGAAGCTGACGGAATTCGTTCATCAATACAGCGTTTCCAAGTTGAAATAG
- a CDS encoding ammonium transporter has product MDVTTGLNTIWVILAAAMIIFMEGGFSLLEAGLVRTKNAVNVTMKIFVDLTFGALAFYAIGYALMFGADWLGLIGLQFNATSEGTTPNGLPLSAVVLFQIAFAMAVASIISGAVAERMKFPAYIVIVILVCGLLYPISGHWVWGGGWLQQLGMKDFAGSAAIHAMGGFAALALAMILGPRKNRFNKDGSANVFAPSNIPLASAGGFILWFGWFGFNAGSTLNALDANLSSIALNTFLAAAAGGASAILFSMARFKAADPSMAINGSLAGLVAITAGCAFVGPKSAILIGLIGGVLVILATGWIDKLKVDDPVGAVAVHGFNGVFGTLAVGLFDLSEGLLTTGNTDLLLIQLLGVGVVSVWGFGSAYLVGQLIKRTIGIRVTAAEEEQGLDIVAHGIPAYNELERFSDANPVPGFHVPVPEPSPKPVLQE; this is encoded by the coding sequence ATGGATGTAACAACCGGTTTAAATACCATATGGGTGATACTTGCCGCTGCCATGATCATATTCATGGAGGGGGGGTTCAGTTTGCTGGAAGCGGGTTTGGTCCGAACCAAAAACGCTGTCAATGTCACAATGAAAATCTTTGTCGACCTGACATTCGGCGCCTTGGCATTCTATGCGATAGGTTACGCCCTCATGTTTGGAGCGGATTGGCTGGGGCTGATCGGCCTTCAGTTCAACGCAACCAGCGAAGGAACAACCCCTAACGGTTTGCCATTGTCAGCGGTTGTCCTGTTTCAGATCGCCTTTGCCATGGCTGTAGCCTCCATCATCTCGGGGGCCGTAGCGGAACGGATGAAATTCCCGGCTTATATTGTCATTGTGATACTGGTTTGTGGGCTGCTGTACCCAATTTCCGGCCATTGGGTATGGGGCGGCGGATGGCTCCAGCAGTTGGGCATGAAGGATTTCGCCGGGTCAGCGGCCATACATGCAATGGGTGGTTTCGCCGCACTGGCCCTGGCCATGATTCTCGGTCCAAGAAAGAATCGCTTCAACAAAGACGGCAGCGCGAATGTCTTCGCGCCGAGCAATATTCCCTTGGCTTCCGCCGGCGGCTTTATCCTTTGGTTCGGCTGGTTTGGATTTAATGCGGGAAGTACTTTAAATGCACTGGACGCCAACTTGTCCAGCATTGCTCTTAATACGTTCCTGGCTGCAGCAGCAGGCGGAGCTTCCGCCATTCTCTTCAGTATGGCTCGCTTTAAAGCGGCGGACCCAAGTATGGCGATCAACGGCTCCCTGGCGGGGTTGGTGGCCATTACCGCCGGATGTGCGTTTGTGGGACCCAAATCAGCCATTCTGATTGGTCTGATTGGCGGGGTTCTCGTAATTCTGGCAACTGGTTGGATTGACAAGTTGAAAGTGGACGACCCCGTAGGGGCTGTTGCGGTACATGGATTCAACGGGGTTTTTGGCACTTTGGCGGTGGGTCTGTTTGACCTGAGTGAGGGTCTGTTGACAACCGGCAATACGGATCTGCTTCTGATTCAGTTGTTAGGTGTTGGGGTCGTTTCCGTGTGGGGATTCGGTTCCGCATATCTGGTGGGGCAACTGATCAAGAGGACCATCGGAATCCGGGTGACGGCTGCCGAAGAGGAACAAGGCCTTGATATCGTGGCACATGGCATTCCCGCATACAACGAACTGGAGAGATTCAGCGATGCGAATCCGGTTCCCGGCTTCCATGTCCCGGTTCCCGAACCGAGTCCCAAACCGGTCTTGCAGGAGTAG
- the hemQ gene encoding hydrogen peroxide-dependent heme synthase, producing MGEFLHTLDGWYVLHDYRTVDWASWKALPREERQAAVDELLTLMRGWQSIEEKKEGSTAAFTIVGQKADLLFMNLRPTLEELGELETALNKTRFAEFLIPVYSYVSVVELGNYLPKEGVDPYADPVIQNRLYPILPKMKNVCFYPMNKKREGNDNWYMLSLEQRRDLMRAHGLTGRKYAGKIVQIISGSTGLDDWEWGVTLFSDDPLEFKKIVTEMRFDEVSARFGEFGEFLVGTRIDGEQLAKYLEV from the coding sequence ATGGGTGAATTCTTACATACACTGGACGGATGGTATGTCCTCCACGATTATAGAACTGTTGACTGGGCAAGCTGGAAAGCCCTCCCACGGGAAGAGCGGCAGGCTGCAGTCGATGAATTGCTTACCCTGATGCGCGGATGGCAATCGATTGAGGAGAAGAAAGAAGGAAGTACTGCTGCGTTCACCATCGTCGGGCAAAAGGCGGATCTGCTGTTCATGAACCTCCGCCCCACTTTGGAAGAACTGGGCGAACTGGAGACAGCCCTGAACAAAACCCGGTTTGCCGAGTTCCTGATTCCGGTCTACTCTTATGTATCCGTTGTGGAACTGGGCAACTACCTTCCGAAAGAAGGGGTCGATCCTTATGCGGACCCGGTCATTCAAAACCGCCTCTACCCCATTTTGCCCAAGATGAAAAATGTTTGTTTCTACCCGATGAACAAAAAGCGGGAAGGCAATGACAACTGGTACATGCTGTCTCTCGAACAACGCCGCGATCTGATGCGGGCCCACGGTCTGACCGGACGCAAATATGCGGGCAAAATTGTCCAGATCATCTCCGGTTCCACCGGCCTCGATGACTGGGAATGGGGCGTCACGCTCTTCTCCGACGACCCGCTCGAATTCAAAAAGATTGTAACGGAGATGCGCTTCGACGAAGTCAGCGCCCGCTTCGGCGAATTCGGCGAATTCCTGGTTGGAACGCGGATTGACGGGGAACAGCTGGCAAAATATCTGGAAGTGTGA
- the zwf gene encoding glucose-6-phosphate dehydrogenase produces MPTHSDNSLPFVLVIFGATGDLAKRKLFPALYGLYRTNLLQHHFAVVGVGRSPIGQSDFHQMVHDAVRTHSRISVEEREWMSFIGRFEYVSLDVKNAEAYKELLSVVGKKEQELGRAGNRLFYLAIAPDLFGPVTNHLKSSGVASAQVGKRLIIEKPFGHDYPSAKALNEQIRQSFEEEEIFRIDHYLGKEMIQNIEVIRFANSLFEPLWNNRHIDNIQITASETVGVEDRASYYEQAGALRDMVQNHMLQMVMMTAMEPPSRLNTEAIRDEKVKVLRSLRRYTEEEVRHYVVRGQYREGTVNGKPVPGYRQEPNVNSESLTETYVAAQLYVDNFRWAGVPFYIRTGKRMPKKVTEIVIRFKDMPNIYFNKKGDLGPNLLIIRINPEEGIYMLLNAKKQGTDRDVIPIAMEFCNNCGQESPEAYERLLLDAIQGDSTFFTRWDEVSLAWKFVDPIRKAWERFDLPLSFYAAGSWGPDEADRLLAQNGAKWLPVYDPQAQPLVQAVEQAPHLVHPVEQFPVLTRG; encoded by the coding sequence GTGCCTACACATTCAGACAATTCACTTCCCTTTGTGCTGGTGATTTTCGGGGCAACGGGAGACCTGGCGAAACGCAAACTGTTTCCGGCCCTATATGGACTTTATCGTACCAACTTGTTGCAGCACCATTTTGCTGTGGTTGGAGTGGGTCGCTCACCGATCGGACAATCTGATTTTCACCAGATGGTCCATGATGCGGTTCGGACCCATTCCCGGATTTCTGTGGAAGAGCGGGAGTGGATGAGTTTTATCGGGCGGTTTGAGTATGTATCACTGGATGTAAAGAATGCGGAGGCGTACAAGGAACTGCTGTCCGTAGTCGGGAAGAAGGAACAGGAGCTTGGACGTGCCGGGAACCGCTTGTTTTATCTTGCGATTGCTCCCGATTTGTTCGGGCCGGTTACCAACCACCTCAAATCCTCAGGGGTGGCCAGCGCCCAAGTGGGGAAACGGCTGATCATCGAGAAGCCTTTTGGCCACGATTATCCCTCCGCCAAGGCGCTCAATGAGCAAATCCGGCAGTCCTTTGAGGAGGAGGAAATCTTCCGGATCGATCATTATTTGGGCAAGGAAATGATTCAGAACATTGAGGTCATCCGGTTTGCCAACTCCCTGTTTGAACCGCTTTGGAACAATCGTCACATTGACAACATTCAGATTACAGCCAGTGAAACGGTGGGGGTGGAAGACCGCGCATCCTACTACGAGCAGGCGGGAGCTCTTCGCGACATGGTGCAAAACCACATGCTGCAAATGGTCATGATGACTGCCATGGAGCCGCCCAGCCGTCTGAATACGGAAGCGATCCGCGACGAAAAAGTGAAGGTGCTGCGCTCCCTTCGCCGCTATACGGAAGAGGAGGTCCGTCACTATGTGGTGCGGGGGCAATATAGAGAGGGAACTGTGAATGGCAAACCGGTTCCGGGGTATCGCCAGGAACCGAATGTGAATTCCGAGTCTCTTACGGAGACCTATGTGGCGGCGCAATTGTATGTAGACAACTTCCGTTGGGCAGGTGTCCCATTTTACATACGGACTGGAAAACGAATGCCGAAAAAGGTGACAGAAATAGTGATCCGGTTCAAAGACATGCCCAATATCTATTTCAATAAAAAAGGGGATCTCGGCCCCAACCTGCTCATTATCCGGATCAACCCGGAGGAAGGCATCTATATGCTTCTGAACGCAAAAAAGCAGGGGACAGACCGGGACGTGATCCCAATTGCCATGGAGTTTTGCAACAACTGTGGCCAGGAATCGCCGGAAGCCTATGAACGGCTGCTGCTGGATGCGATTCAAGGGGATTCCACTTTCTTCACACGGTGGGATGAGGTATCGCTGGCCTGGAAGTTCGTCGATCCCATCAGAAAGGCCTGGGAGCGGTTCGATCTGCCCTTGTCTTTCTATGCAGCCGGTTCATGGGGGCCGGACGAGGCGGATCGATTATTGGCCCAGAACGGCGCCAAATGGCTTCCGGTCTATGACCCGCAAGCCCAGCCCTTGGTTCAGGCGGTTGAGCAAGCCCCGCACCTGGTCCATCCGGTTGAGCAGTTTCCCGTACTGACGAGGGGGTAG
- a CDS encoding ATP-dependent Clp protease proteolytic subunit, translated as MFRDRDNFMSAQEALEYGLIDKVIEKL; from the coding sequence ATGTTTAGGGACCGTGACAACTTCATGTCGGCGCAGGAAGCTTTGGAGTATGGATTGATCGACAAGGTAATCGAGAAACTGTAG
- a CDS encoding P-II family nitrogen regulator yields MKKIEAIIRPEKLQDVISELREVGITGFTVIQAQGRGQQKNSTGVYRGHTYSINLHPKLKMEIVVSDSFVKPAIDAIIKAAQTGEMGDGKIFVYPVQEAYNIRTGKIDETIDELK; encoded by the coding sequence ATGAAGAAAATCGAGGCTATCATCCGTCCGGAGAAACTGCAGGATGTGATATCGGAACTGCGTGAAGTGGGTATCACCGGTTTTACCGTGATTCAGGCACAAGGACGGGGCCAACAAAAGAATTCTACCGGGGTGTACCGTGGCCACACCTACTCCATAAACCTTCATCCAAAACTCAAAATGGAGATTGTCGTCTCTGATTCCTTCGTGAAACCGGCCATTGACGCCATAATCAAAGCTGCCCAAACGGGTGAAATGGGAGACGGAAAAATTTTTGTCTACCCTGTACAGGAAGCCTACAACATTCGTACCGGAAAAATTGATGAAACCATCGACGAATTAAAGTAA
- a CDS encoding cyclase family protein has translation MPIFEGMPVYKNKPEKQPKIRVVQDFDTATARESRIDMDVHTGTHADAPLHMMPNGDSMRVFPVERFVGPCRVLDLTRTEGGIGRGDLKPFDIREGEFILLKTRNSLKDEFDPEFVYLAEDGARFLSDCRVRGVGIDALGVERSQPGHPTHKTLFAADIVVIEGLRLGEVPEGGYFLVGAPIKLLKTEAAPARVVLIEGLLG, from the coding sequence ATGCCGATCTTTGAAGGCATGCCCGTATACAAAAATAAGCCGGAGAAACAGCCGAAGATCCGGGTGGTGCAGGATTTCGACACAGCGACCGCCAGGGAATCGAGGATTGACATGGATGTCCACACGGGGACACATGCGGATGCGCCTCTCCATATGATGCCGAACGGGGATTCCATGCGGGTATTCCCCGTGGAGCGGTTTGTCGGTCCTTGCCGCGTATTAGATCTTACCAGGACTGAGGGGGGAATCGGACGCGGCGATTTGAAACCCTTCGACATTCGGGAAGGCGAATTCATCTTGCTCAAGACCCGCAATTCTCTGAAGGACGAATTTGACCCGGAGTTTGTCTACCTGGCGGAGGACGGTGCCCGTTTTCTTAGTGATTGCAGGGTCAGGGGTGTTGGCATTGACGCTTTGGGAGTTGAACGCAGCCAACCGGGCCATCCAACCCACAAGACATTGTTTGCAGCTGACATTGTGGTGATTGAGGGGTTGCGCTTGGGAGAAGTGCCTGAAGGGGGCTACTTTCTGGTGGGGGCTCCCATCAAATTGCTCAAGACGGAAGCGGCACCTGCGCGGGTCGTGCTGATTGAAGGACTCTTAGGTTGA
- the hemH gene encoding ferrochelatase translates to MSNRIVGVLAMDYGTPRNLDQVEEYYTHIRRGRKPEPELLQDLIDRYQAIGGVSPLNKITDDQIEGLGRILNGNGDGVTYRMYSGKKHIAPFVEDAVRQMVEDGIREAVGFVFAPHYSTMSIAKYIEAAEKGVEQYGGPRIHYVRQWHLQPLYLDAMERRLRDALSHFSEAERPGVKVLFTAHSLPERILKMNDPYPDQIRESAAAIAQRAGHSNWGTAWQSAGRTPEPWLGPDILDVLRELAEQGTDNVVICPFGFVADHLEVLYDIDIEAQALAKEVGIKLVRTAMLNADEDFLRALATVVRQHAAKE, encoded by the coding sequence ATGAGCAACCGCATTGTTGGAGTTCTGGCAATGGATTACGGTACTCCCCGCAACCTGGACCAGGTGGAAGAGTATTACACACACATCCGTCGCGGACGCAAGCCGGAGCCGGAACTGCTGCAGGATTTGATTGACCGCTATCAGGCCATCGGTGGCGTATCCCCGCTGAACAAGATTACGGATGACCAGATTGAAGGCCTGGGCCGGATTCTGAACGGCAATGGAGACGGCGTTACCTATCGTATGTATAGCGGGAAAAAGCACATCGCGCCGTTTGTGGAGGACGCAGTCAGGCAAATGGTGGAAGACGGTATCCGGGAAGCGGTCGGCTTTGTGTTTGCCCCGCACTATTCCACGATGAGCATTGCCAAATATATCGAAGCGGCGGAAAAAGGGGTTGAGCAGTACGGCGGACCCCGGATTCACTATGTACGTCAATGGCATCTGCAGCCACTGTATCTCGATGCCATGGAAAGGCGTTTGCGGGATGCACTGTCCCATTTTTCAGAAGCGGAAAGACCCGGGGTCAAAGTGCTTTTCACAGCCCACAGCTTGCCGGAACGAATCCTCAAGATGAATGACCCATACCCGGATCAGATCAGGGAATCGGCAGCAGCCATCGCGCAGCGGGCCGGACATTCCAACTGGGGAACTGCATGGCAGAGCGCAGGACGGACCCCGGAACCCTGGTTGGGTCCCGATATCCTGGATGTCTTACGGGAACTGGCAGAACAGGGAACAGACAATGTGGTGATATGTCCATTTGGATTTGTAGCAGATCATTTAGAGGTTCTGTACGACATTGACATCGAAGCCCAGGCCTTAGCGAAAGAGGTGGGAATCAAACTCGTGCGGACCGCCATGCTCAATGCAGACGAGGACTTCCTGCGGGCACTGGCAACTGTGGTGCGACAACATGCAGCAAAGGAATGA